TTAACTAGTATTACTCCTCCTGTTATCCACATATATTTTTTAATAACTTTATTTGACATTAAATATCTTTGTTCTTTTAAGAAATTTTTACTTTTAATACCTAACTTATTTGAGCGAAAAAGTATATTATCTGCCAACAACTCCTCACCATCATTATCGAGCGTTTCAATTATTTCTTTAAATAAACTTCCTACCTCTGGAATCAAAATTAGGGCATCCGACTTAATATAAGTAGATTGTTGTGGTGCTGCAATGGTTTGAACAATTGAAATATTATTTTTTCTAGCGGAAGTTATAGAACTTATATTTTCTTTGATGAGATTATTTTCATCTTTAGACCTTAAATCACATTTATTTAGTACTATTATTATCTTTTTCCCTATATTTAATAACTCTTTAATTAAGTAGTTTTCATATTTATTTATGTCTTGATCTAAAACAAAAAGAACTAAGTCAGAATTAGATGCTTGTAAAATTGTTGTTTTTTCCCTTTCTTCGCCTATTTTTGATGGTTCAAATAATCCTGGAGTATCAATTATATTAATGTTTCTTTTCAAGATTGGGATACGAATTTTATAGCTATTAATTTGCTTTGTCGTACCTATTTTTGCGGAAGTTTGTCCTACAATATTTTTCACTAAAGATCTTGCTATTGATGTTTTTCCTGAAGAACCTGCTCCAAAAAGAGTAACTTTATAATCTCCTGTTTTTAGTTGTGACTCTAGTTTATTTTTTTGATAATTTAATAATTCAACTTTTACTTGATCGTTAATTTTTTTGTTTATTTCCTTGACACCTTCTAAACTTATCTTGGCAGCACCATATGTATTTTTAAATGAAAGTGTGTTCTTTTTATTTTTGAATATTACTTTATAAACAATTTTTTTAAATAATTTTTTATCTATATTATAAAAAATATACATAGTTATTATTAAAAATAAAAGCGTATAAATATTTATTATTCTTATTAATATCGTAAATAAAATATATAGAAATAATATAATGATAAAATATTTTGTATATTTTAATTTTAAGTAGTTCATCTTATCATTTATTTTTAAAAATGCCGTAAAGTAAAAAAATAAAACCAATATTAATAGATATATCAGCAATATTAAATACTGGAAAATTTATAAAATTTAGATTTATAAAATCAATCACATAACCTTTTAATATTCTATCCATTCCATTACCAATTGTTCCCCCAAGAATAAAGCTATAAGATATTAGATCATAAATTTTTAATGACTTTTTTCTTAATATTATGTAAGTAAGTAATATTGAAAAAATAATACTTATGAAAGATAAAAATATTCTATTACCACTATAAATGTTAAATGCCGCCCCATAATTTCTTACGAAGTCTAATCTAAATAAAAGGAAATCTTTATTTATAACCGTTTTATAATTATAAAGCATTAAATATTTCGTTAATTGATCTATCAGAGTAATAAAAATACTGAAAGATAAAAAATATAGTTTTGTTTGTATCTTTATAATCATTATTTGCTCTTTTTTAAAAGTTTAATTGGTTTAATTAGTAATAATAGTGGTAAAAGCATTAAAAAATGATATCCAATTTTCCCAAAAGAGTATTTTCCTAAATTATATAAAAATATATTAAATTGACTGTAAAATATAATTTGTATAAGGTTGTAAAATATTCCGGTTAAATGCATAGCACATATTGCAAAAAAACCTTTTATTAAAAAGTTGCCAACATTTAATTTATTTCTATTATTTAAATTATTAATAATTTTGATTAATGGATATACACCTAATAAATAACCAAAATTTGGAGTGAGTAAATATCCTATTGAACCTCCTTGATGAAAAACGGGAGCTATAAATAACCCAAAAAAAATATATATAGAAAATGCTATGAATACAATTTTTTTATGAAATATAAGTGTTAGAAGGATTAATGTTGGAATTTGCCATGTAATGGGTATCTCAAAATTATTAAAAGATTTATTGATAAATTGTAGAGGAATATGAACAGGCAGCATTGTTGATATTACTAGTGATTGAAGACACACCAGTATCTCAATTAATTTATAAAAATTGAACATGATTATAAATTTTATTTATAAACTTCTCAATGCAACAATAGGATCTAATTTAGAAGCTCTTTTTGCGGGTAAAACTCCAAATATTAAGCCTATTGATCCTGAAATGATCATGGTGGAAAAAGTTGTAGTAATTCCTACAGATGCAGGAAGAGGGGTTATCAGAGATAAAAGAAAAACACCTGATAATCCTGTTGATGTACCTATTAATCCTCCAATTGTAGATAAAATCAATGCCTCAATTAAAAATTGAATTAATATATCTGACTGTTTAGCTCCTATTGCTTTTCTAAGACCAATTTCTTCCGTCCTTTCACTAACAGAAACGAGCATAATATTCATAATGCCTATTCCTCCAACCACTAGAGATACTGCACCTATACCTGCTAATAAAAAGGTAAGTCCACTTGTTATGTTAGTAACTATATTTAACGCATCTTCTTGTGATCTAACTGCAAAATCATCATCTCTTATTATTTTATGCCTTTGTCTTAATAAGTTAGTAATTTGAAATTTAGCGGCACTGGTCGCATTTTTATTTATTGCTTCCACACTAATGAAACTTAAACTCACACCATATGTTGGATCCTTCCCTGTAATCCTATTTACCATAGTGGTTAATGGAATATAAGCATTTTTATCTTGATTACTTCCAAATACAGCACCTTTTGGTTTTAATATTCCGATAATTTCATAAGTATGATCTTTAATTCTGATTTTTTTTCCAAGTGATGAAGATTTATCTTTAAAAAATTCATCTTTAAGATCAGGACCAATTACTACATAACTTCTTGCACTATTAACATCACTTTTAGATAAAAATCGTCCTTTATCTACTTCAAAGCTTCTTACATCAAGAAATTCAGGAGTAACTCCTGCAATTGATATATTTAAGCTTTTAGAATTTGATTGCACAATTTCATTAGCAGAGATTTGAGGGGCAACTTTTTTAACTGTGGGAACTTGATTACTTATTGCTACTGCATCTTCTAAAACAAGGTTTTTAGGAAATGAAATGCCTCTTCTTCTTGTGTCATTGTTTCCAGGAACAATGAATAAAACATTTGCACCTAAATTACTTAATTGGTTTTTAGCTAATGTTTGAGCTCCTCTTCCCAGTCCAACAAGTGTTATAACTGATGCATTTCCTATAATTATCCCCAGCATTGTTAATGAACTTCTCAATTTGTTTGATACTAAGGTTTTTGTAGCCATACCTAAGGCTTCTTTTATTGAGATTTTCCTAGACATATTTATATTTATCTATTGCATCGTCATCTTCAATTTGCCCCATGTATATAACACCCTCATTAAGCTGTAATGTAATAAGGTCTCCATTACTAATTTGATGATTATCTATATTTTCTAAATTACAAATTGTAGAAATCTTTTTTTTATTTTTGTTATAAAAAGCGTAAACATCATCTACATTTTTATTCGTAACAATACCCGCAATATTTTTACTGAGGGGAATCTTTTCCATTAATTCATCTGGAACAAATATTATTTCTCCAGGACAAATTAACGATATATCAAGATTATTTTTTATTATCCTTGCTTTTCCTGTTACACCGATTTCCCCTATTGAAATTCCTCTTGAAACAATCTTCCTGACTAAACCGACTTTTATTAAATCTGTAGATCCGCTAATACCAGTTAATGTACCTGCAGTTTGAACTACTAAATCTCCTTGATTTAGAATCCCCATCTCCTGTGCAATTTGCATCGCTAAACTAAAAGTCTTTGCTGTTCTTTCATCATTTTTAACTACTATGGGAGTAACTCCCCAAACAAGTTGTAGTCTTCTCGCTACACTCCTCTCTGTAGTAGTTGCCAAAATTGGTGTTGGTGGTCTGAATTTACTTACATTTCGAGCAGTAGATCCTGATTTTGTTAAAGGTATGATGGCTCCTGCTTCAAGTTGTCTAGCTATATTACTTACTGCAGCACTAATAGCATTTGGGATGGTACTTGGTAAGTGGCTTTCAATAGCTTTAAGTGGATAATCTCTTTCAATTCTTCTAGCTATGGTTGCCATCGTTTCTACAGCCTCTACAGGATAATCTCCTACTGCTGTTTCGTTTGAAAGCATTACAGCATCTGTTCCATCCAGAATTGCATTGGCAACATCACTAACTTCTGCCCTGGTTGGTCTTGGATTAGAAGCCATAGAATCAAGCATTTGAGTCGCTGTAATTATTGGGATACCTAATGAATTAGCTTTAGTTATTAATTGCTTTTGTAAAAGAGGAACTTCTTCAGCAGGCATTTCTACTCCCAAATCACCTCTAGCAACCATAACTCCATCACATAAGGGTAAAACAGTATCAATTTGATCAATTGCTTCAAATTTTTCGATTTTTGCGACTACAGGAGTTGAATGTCCATACTTGTTTATTAAATCTTTTATCTCATTTATGTCAGATGGATTTCTTACGAAACTTAGGGCTATCCAATCAACGCCTTCAGATAAACCAAATTTTAAATCTTCCTTATCTTTTTCTGTTAATGCTTTTACTGATAATTGAACGTCTGGGAAGTTAACACCTTTATTATTTGAAAGAACCCCCCCTACAGTAACAAGACACTCTAAAAGGTTTGCCTTTATGTCTACTTTTTCTACAATCATTTCTATTTTGCCATCATCTAAAAGTATTCTTTTCCCTTCGCTAACTTCATGAGAAAGTTTGTCGTAAGTCACATTAGCAATAGTATTTGTACATTCAACTTCATTCGATGTCAGTGTAAATTTATCACCTTTCTTAACTTTTACTGGACCATCTTTAAATCGCCCTAATCTGATTTTAGGTCCTTGAAGATCTTGTAATATTCCAATATCTATTTCTAATTTTTTTGAAACTTCTCTTATAGTTTTTATTCTAGAAGCATGATCTTTATGATCTCCATGTGAGAAATTTAATCTGAATGTTGTTACCCCAGCTTTAATTAAATCTGTAATTATCTCTTCAGTTTGAGTTGCAGGGCCAATAGTTGCTACAATTTTTGTTCTTCTTTTTAAATCAATATTCGACATATATAGATAATATTGCTAGATATAAATAAATTTACCATACCCAAAGTTAGTTATTTAAGTCATGGATTTTAAAACTTATCAGAAAAAAGCTAGGGAAACAGCTCAATATCCAGATTTAGGCTCAAATAATATTTATCCAACTCTTGGTTTGGTTGGAGAGGCTGGAGAGGTGGCAGAAAAAGTAAAAAAAGTTATAAGAGATAAAAATGGAATATTTGATAACGAATCAAAATTAGCTATTAAGAAGGAGTTAGGAGATGTTTTGTGGTACATCTCTAATCTTTGCACAGAATTAAATTTCAATTTAGAGGATGTCGCATTGCAAAACCTTGAAAAATTAAAGTTGAGAGCTGCTAAAGGAAACATTAGCGGCTCTGGTGACGACAGATAAATTCAGCTATACCCTAAGCTTGCATACTGAAGATTTGTAATTAAATTTTGAATAACATTTAAAAGTAAAAAAGCTAACAAAGATGAAATATCAAATCCACCTATTGGAGGGATAATACCTCTAAAAATGTTTAAATATGGATCTGTGATGGAAGTTAATGCAGATAGAACACCATTACTCCAATCAATACCTGGGAACCATGTAAGTAAAATTCTTATTATTAATATGAAAGAATAAATTGATAAAGTTTGGCCCAGAACTGCAAAAATCTCAGATAACATTATCCAATTGTAATTTTTTTTATTCTAACATTTACTTATTATTGCTGCTTATTATTGCGATTTCCTATTTTTGAGAGATATTCATTACTAACAGCAAAAGTTTGAAAAAACTTTTCTGATAATGATAACCAATATGATCTACCATCTTTTTGCTTCCGTTTAACAATAAACTTCTTTTCTATTAATTCTTTAATATGATCATAAGCTCCTGAACCTCGTAGAAGTATAAGATCCGATTGAAGTATCTTTTTTTTGATTGCGATGGTTGCCAATGTCCTTAATTCTGATGTTTTTAAATCAGAAGGAAGTAAATCATCTACGAATTCATTAAGATTAGATTTTAGTTCGAGACAAAAACTATTGTTAACTTCATTTAATTCAATAGCTGAGTTTGGATTAGAGTATTTATTTTTTAAATCTGTAATTGCATCATTTAATGAGTTGATATCAGAATTAGTAATCTCTGAAAGATCCTTTTTTGTTATTGGTCTGCCTTTCAAATATAGAACAGCTTCAACTTTAGTAACTAGATCTATATCAGATATTTGGTTGGTATTAAGATCAGATTGATTGATTTTTATTACCGAAATCTTTCCTAATTTACCTTAAATTTAATCTGTTGCACCAAGGAATAATTTATATGTATCGTTTTGAGTTTCATCCCAGAATTTATAGCCTAGAATTTTTACAAATTTATTCCACTCTAAAATTTCATTTCTATCGATTAAAACTCCAATAACAATTTTCCCTACATCAGCACCGTAATTCCTGTAGTGAAAAACGCTTATTGACCAATTTGATTTCATATTATTTAAGAAGTTTATTAATGCGCCAGGCCTTTCAGGAAACTCAAATCTGTATAAAAGCTCAACAAAGTTTCTATTATCCATTTCTTTAAAATTCCTTGGTAATCTTCCACCTACCATATGTCTGAGATGATTTTTAGATAATTCATCATCGCTTATATCAATAAATGAGTAATCCGAATTTTTAAATACATTCAAAAGATTTTTTTTATCATTTAAACCATATACTTGAACTCCTACAAAGATCTGAGCATTCTTAGAATTAGACATCCTATAGCTAAATTCAGTTAAATTTCTATTATCAAGTAATTTACAAAAATCTATTAAACTTCCAGCACGTTCAGGAATTTCAACAGCCATCATTACTTCTTTACACTCTCCAAGTTCTGCTCTTTCAGCTACAAATCTAAGTCTCTCAAAATTCATATTTGCACCACATGCAATCGCAACCATTTTTCTATTTGAATGGTTCGAATTTAAAATATCTTTTTTCATCCCTGCAATTGATAATGCTCCTGCGGGCTCTAGTATTGATCTAGTATCTTCAAAAACATCTTTTATAGCAGCACATATTTCATCAGTATTAACCCTAATCATCTTATCTATATATTTTCTACCAATATCAAAAGTATTTTTACCAATTTTTTTAACCGCTACACCATCTGCAAATTGACCGACAGAGGGTAATTCTACTATTTTTTCTTCTTCCAAGGATTTTGTCATAGCATCTGCATCTTCAGGCTCTACTCCAATTATTTTTACTTCAGGCCATATTTTTTTAACATATAATGATATTCCTGATATCAATCCACCTCCACCTACAGCAATATAAATTGCATAAGGTTTGTCATTAAGCTGCTGCTCAAGTTCAATAGCTATAGTTCCTTGTCCTGCTATAACATCCGGATCATCAAAAGGATGAATAAAGCATAAATTTCTTTCATTGCTAATCCTTATTGCTTCTTTGTAAGTTTCATCATAATTATCGCCATATAATATAACTTTTGCTTTCAAATTTTTTACTGCATTAACTTTTACTATAGGTGTTGTAATGGGCATTAATATGGTTGCCTGGCAATTTAACTTAAGAGCACTAAGTGCTACCCCTTGAGCATGATTGCCGGCGCTTGAAGTGATTACTCCCTGAGCAAGTTCTGAATTACTAAGCTTACTCATTTTGTTATATGCACCTCTTATTTTGAATGAAAATACATCTTGAAGATCTTCTCTTTTAAGAAAAACTTCATTATTTAGTGTTTTACTTAAATTATGAGCTTTGTCTAGCGGTGTTTTTTTTGCTACTTCATAGACTTCAGCTTGAAGTATTTTTTCAAAATAATCATTCATATATATATTTTTAGCATTAATTATTAATCTAATAAAACATTACATGATCTATTTCAAAAAAAATACTCATTTTGCACCTCGACGTTTTAGATTATATAGATACCAATATTTGTTAAATGCTTTTAAGTGAGTTAAGTCATCCAAATCAACTTCATGGCTTAACAGTTTCACAATTAGAGGAAATTGCTTGTCAAATTAGAGAAAGACATCTTCAAGTAGTATCTACAAGTGGTGGACATCTTGGTCCTGGATTAGGTGTAGTTGAGCTTACACTGGCTTTATATCAAACTCTTGATCTTGATTCCGATAAAGTTGTCTGGGATGTAGGTCATCAAGGTTATCCTCATAAATTGATAACAGGACGTTTCAGTCAATTTGATTCCCTTAGACAACAGAATGGAGTAGCTGGATATCTCAAAAGAAGTGAAAGTAAATTCGATCATTTTGGAGCTGGACATGCAAGCACATCTATTTCAGCAGCTTTAGGAATGGCAATAGCAAGAGATAGAAAAGGAGAAAATTATAAATGTGTCGCAGTTATTGGAGATGGAGCATTAACTGGAGGAATGGCATTAGAAGCGATAAATCATGCAGGTCATTTACCAAATACTCCTTTAGTTGTAGTTCTAAACGATAATGATATGTCTATTTCACCTCCAGTTGGAGCCCTTTCTTCATATTTAAATAAGGTAAGAGTTAGTCCCCCATTGAAATTTTTGTCCGATAGTGTTCAAGAAAGTGTAAAAAATATTCCATTAATTGGTAAGGATATTCCAGAAGAACTAAAAAATATTAAAGGAAGCGTTAGACGTCTAGCAGTGCCAAAGGTTGGAGCTGTTTTTGAAGAACTTGGATTTACATATATGGGTCCAATTGACGGACATGACATTGGAAATTTAGTTAATACTTTTAACGCTGCTCACAAACTTAAAAAACCTGTCCTTGTCCATGTTGTTACAACAAAAGGAAAAGGTTATCCATATGCAGAAGCTGATCAGGTTGGATATCATGCACAATCAGCATTTGATCTAAGAACTGGGAAATCTATTCCATCTAAGAAACCTAAACCTGTTAGTTATAGTAAGATATTTGGTCAAACCTTATTGAAAATATGTGAACAAGATAGCAAAGTTGTTGGTATTACAGCAGCAATGGCTACAGGGACTGGTTTAGATATATTGCAAAAAAATATTCCAGATCAATATATCGATGTAGGAATAGCAGAACAACATGCTGTTACTCTTGCGGCAGGAATGTCGTGCGAAGGTCTTAAACCTGTTGTAGCTATTTATAGTACTTTTCTTCAACGAGCATTCGATCAATTAATTCATGATGTTGGTATTCAAAATTTACCTGTATCGTTCGTACTTGATAGGGCTGGCATAGTTGGAGCTGACGGTCCTACTCACCAAGGTCAATACGATATCAGTTATATGAGATCTATCCCAAATTTTGTATTGATGGCCCCTAAAGATGAATCTGAATTACAAAGAATGTTAATAACTTCAATTAACCATAATGGTCCTACTGCTCTAAGAATACCAAGAGGATCAGGATTAGGGGTGGCTGTAATGGATGAGGGTTGGGAACCTTTGAATATAGGAGAAGCTGAAATACTTGAAGAAGGAGAAGATATTTTAATTATTGCTTATGGATCAATGGTTGAATCAGCTATTGAAACAGCGAGTATCTTAAAAAATATGAAAATTAATGCATGTATTGTTAATGCAAGATTTGTAAAACCTCTAGATAAAAATCTTATTATGCCTTTAGCAAGAAGGATTCAAAAAGTTGTAACTATGGAAGAAGGAACCTTAATAGGTGGATTTGGTTCTGCAATAGTTGAATTACTTAACGATAATGAAGTAAACATTCCTGTATACAGAATAGGCATACCAGATGTTTTAGTTGATCATGCTTCACCTGACCAGAGCAAAGAAAAATTAGGTCTTATGCCTGATCAGATGGCAGATAAAATTGTAAAGAGATTTAAGTTAAATAACTAAAAATTTAATAAATAAATTTTTATAAAACACCACGTGAGGCTAATCCTAAGATTGCACCAATTCCGAAAATATGTCCTAGGCAATTAGCACCTACAACTGAAGCGTGACTTAAACCACCATAGAATTTTGAATTAGGTATTTCAAAACCTTCATTAGGTTTTCTTATTGTTGCTCTAGCAATTGCATAAGCAAAAACATTACATGCAATCATTACGACGGCACACTTTGGAGACCAAGAAAAAGTTGCTGGATCTGCAGCTGCAAATAATGTAGTAAACATAAAAAATTGTTATTTTTATATATTCTCTAATACTTTTACCTAAAAAACACAAAATTGTAAAAGGTCTTAAGAGTTGTTTACTTCTAAGCTATTTAATAACTTGATAAATCCATACAAAATAACAAAATCACTAAGAGTTAAGAAGGATTCTGCAAAACCATGCAGGAAATCAATCTCAACAAGGGTTTTATCATAGTAATTTAGTGTAAAGATAGATACCAATATAGTTATGAATACGAATAAAACAGTTAAGGAAAAACCTGTTTTTACAATATTATTAACAGACTTGATTTTATATAGGTAAAACAAAAATATTGCATATGGAATTATTGATACTGCGAACAATAATGTGTTATCAATAGAACCTAATTCTTCTATAAATTTAAAAAACAAATCATTCATAAGTCTCTTTTTCTCTAATAAAAATCTTTATTGCAGCTAAGGCTAATGTTGAATTTCCTATAAATGTAAATATTCCTTGAAGTGATACTAGACCATAAAGATTTTCTTGGTTGTCATAGATATGCCATGTGATCGCACACATAGCACCTATTAAGTTTGGGACCATAGCGAGACTTAACCAAAAAAATAAATTATATTTTTTATATGTTGAAATTTTGTTTATGACTAATATGGCAAAAATCCATTCAATTACTGATGAGATATGTATTAACCAAGTTCCAAATGATAATTCGTGCAAAATCTTATATTTTTTTCTTTAGAACGTTAAGAACTTCTTTAGCATGATTTATAGGTAAAACACTAATCCATCTATAAGAAATTTTCCCATCAGGAGAAATCAAAAAAGTATTTCTATCTGAGAATGGAGGAATCCAGGAACCATATTTATCACTAATAATTCCGTTAGGATCAGATAATAAGGTGTAGTTTATGGATTTCTCGCTGCAAAAACTTTCATGAGAATCTTGATTGTCAGCACTAATGCCAACAATTTCGGCATTATTTTTTGAAAAATCTTTTTTAAATTCTGAAAAACCTTTAGCTTCAAGAGTACAGCCTGCTGTAAAATCTTTAGGGTAAAAATATATAACAAGCCATTTACCTTGAAAATCACTTAATTCCCAAGTTTTTTTTGTTTTTATGT
The Prochlorococcus marinus XMU1411 genome window above contains:
- a CDS encoding peroxiredoxin gives rise to the protein MRNLVVSILIPFILLFNCNSAFSFDFAPEVGDMAPNFQLEGFNKNIKTKKTWELSDFQGKWLVIYFYPKDFTAGCTLEAKGFSEFKKDFSKNNAEIVGISADNQDSHESFCSEKSINYTLLSDPNGIISDKYGSWIPPFSDRNTFLISPDGKISYRWISVLPINHAKEVLNVLKKKI